GTGCTGGCCACCATGACGCCGCCGGAGTACAGCGCGATGCGGCCCTACCTCGGCAGCTCCAGCGGCTTCCAGAGCTGGCAGTACCGATGCATCGAGTTCGCACTCGGCAACAAGAACGCCGCCATGCTCAAGCCTCATGCACACCGGCCCGAGCTGCTGGCCGAAGTCGAAGCGGCCTGGCACGCCCCCTCGCTTTACGACGAGGCGCTGCGCCTGTTGGCGCGCCGGGGCTTCGCCATTCCGGCCGACCACGTCGAGCGCGACTGGACCCGTCCGTACGAATGCAGCGATGGCGTGGAGCAGGTCTGGCTGACCATCTACCGCGATCCGAAGCAGCACTGGGAGCTCTACCAGCTGGGCGAGGAGCTGACCGACCTGGAAGACGCGTTCCGCCTCTGGCGCTTCCGCCACGTGACCACCGTGGAGCGCGTGATCGGCTTCAAGCGCGGCACCGGCGGCACGGGCGGCGTGAGCTACCTGCGCAAGATGCTCGACGTGGTGCTCTTCCCCGAGATCTGGAAGCTGCGCACGGATCTCTAGTTCTGGTTCTATCGGCCCGGCGGCACCGCTGGAAACTTCGCCGCTGCCAGACGGTTCTGGACGGCCT
Above is a window of Variovorax sp. RA8 DNA encoding:
- the kynA gene encoding tryptophan 2,3-dioxygenase, yielding MSTEKIVHEEKAQLDFSASMSYSDYLSLDAILNAQHPRSPAHDEMLFIVQHQTSELWMKLMLHELRAAIRCVAEDELASAFKMLARVSRIMEQLVHAWDVLATMTPPEYSAMRPYLGSSSGFQSWQYRCIEFALGNKNAAMLKPHAHRPELLAEVEAAWHAPSLYDEALRLLARRGFAIPADHVERDWTRPYECSDGVEQVWLTIYRDPKQHWELYQLGEELTDLEDAFRLWRFRHVTTVERVIGFKRGTGGTGGVSYLRKMLDVVLFPEIWKLRTDL